One part of the Halostagnicola larsenii XH-48 genome encodes these proteins:
- a CDS encoding MBL fold metallo-hydrolase, which yields MSNMNLDPATVARCLEAGDHTDLFVLDVRNEADYEEWHIEGSTNLPIYDELLEYDYSTLEDHMEDLPTDTEIAVVCVAGVTSARAAEFLREHGFDAKSIDDGMNGWGRVHRSYDLADATDLKNIVQVVRPGTGCISYLVHDGDEAVVVDPSQYIDEYLNAADERDLEIVGVADTHAHADHVSGARRLAGELDVPYYLHEADAGVLNGVTELADGETIALGERELEVCHTPGHTPGSVSFLFGDALLSGDTLFLRSVGRPDLEDSSEDAIREASSRLFDSLERLTDLEDETVVLPGHFSDESIRPLATELGNLREEATNELLRYVEDGDESSFVETIVESLADEPANYNEIKQINWGKEQPGGDVEALELGPNNCAAN from the coding sequence ATGAGCAATATGAATCTCGACCCGGCGACTGTCGCTCGATGTCTCGAAGCGGGCGACCACACTGATCTCTTCGTTCTCGACGTGAGAAACGAAGCCGACTACGAGGAGTGGCATATCGAGGGGAGTACGAACCTCCCGATCTACGACGAATTGCTCGAGTACGATTACTCGACGCTCGAGGACCACATGGAAGACCTGCCGACCGACACGGAAATCGCGGTCGTCTGTGTCGCTGGCGTCACGTCGGCCCGGGCCGCGGAGTTCCTCCGCGAACACGGGTTCGACGCGAAATCGATCGACGATGGAATGAACGGCTGGGGCCGCGTCCATCGCTCGTACGACCTCGCGGACGCAACCGATCTCAAGAATATTGTACAGGTCGTCCGTCCGGGAACGGGGTGTATCTCGTATCTCGTCCACGACGGTGACGAAGCGGTGGTCGTCGATCCGAGCCAGTACATCGATGAGTATCTGAACGCGGCAGACGAGCGCGACCTCGAGATTGTCGGCGTCGCCGATACGCACGCCCACGCCGACCACGTTTCAGGTGCCCGCCGACTCGCCGGTGAACTCGACGTGCCGTACTACCTCCACGAAGCGGACGCAGGCGTCCTCAACGGCGTCACGGAACTCGCGGACGGGGAGACGATAGCACTCGGCGAGCGCGAACTCGAGGTGTGCCACACGCCGGGTCACACGCCCGGAAGCGTTTCGTTTCTGTTCGGCGACGCGCTCCTTTCGGGCGACACGCTGTTCCTCCGGAGCGTCGGCCGTCCCGACCTCGAGGATAGCTCGGAGGACGCGATTCGGGAGGCCTCGAGCCGGCTATTCGATAGCCTCGAACGATTGACTGACCTCGAAGACGAGACGGTGGTGCTGCCCGGCCACTTCAGCGACGAATCGATTCGTCCGCTCGCGACCGAGCTCGGTAATCTTCGCGAAGAGGCGACCAACGAACTCCTGCGTTACGTCGAAGACGGAGATGAATCGTCGTTCGTCGAAACTATCGTCGAGAGTCTCGCGGACGAACCGGCCAACTACAACGAGATCAAACAGATCAACTGGGGCAAAGAGCAGCCGGGTGGCGATGTCGAAGCTCTCGAGCTCGGGCCGAACAACTGCGCGGCGAACTAG
- a CDS encoding ZIP family metal transporter yields the protein MALVENLLIVFVAGLLTALATGIGALPFFFVDDFSDRWNVGLWGVASGIMVTVSVLGLVDEGLAYASSGFPTLLIGGLFAGVILVEVSDRVLNGVTLGTDGPEIDHRYEDDSGIDEDEEIQPNGTSHSHDEPPLEAKAFANGDPKTLILILGILTVHSFPEGVAVGVSFAELGLEGGISVLGLSIPLLAVFMTVAISIHNVPEGTAIAIPMRAMGLSNWRMVGAAVFSSLPQPIGAVIAFVFVSWAEAFLPFGFGFAAGAMVYLVATEFVPEALETGAELPNGGRYELVAGFAAGVVAMLPVVVV from the coding sequence ATGGCACTCGTCGAGAACCTCCTCATCGTGTTCGTCGCCGGCCTGCTCACCGCGCTGGCGACTGGGATCGGCGCGTTGCCGTTCTTCTTCGTCGACGATTTCAGCGACCGGTGGAACGTGGGCCTGTGGGGGGTCGCTTCGGGGATCATGGTCACGGTGTCCGTCCTGGGTCTCGTCGACGAAGGGCTCGCATACGCCTCGAGCGGGTTTCCGACACTTCTAATCGGTGGGCTGTTCGCTGGTGTTATACTGGTCGAGGTTTCCGACAGAGTACTCAACGGCGTCACCCTCGGCACCGACGGCCCCGAAATCGACCACCGGTACGAAGACGACAGTGGGATCGACGAGGACGAGGAAATACAGCCCAACGGCACCAGCCACAGCCACGACGAGCCGCCGCTCGAGGCCAAAGCGTTTGCCAACGGCGACCCGAAAACGTTGATCCTCATTCTGGGAATTCTCACCGTTCACAGCTTTCCCGAAGGGGTCGCGGTCGGCGTCTCGTTCGCCGAACTGGGACTCGAGGGCGGCATCTCGGTGCTCGGTCTTTCGATTCCGTTGCTCGCGGTGTTCATGACGGTCGCCATTTCTATCCACAACGTTCCGGAGGGGACCGCTATCGCCATCCCGATGCGAGCGATGGGACTCTCTAACTGGCGCATGGTCGGCGCGGCAGTCTTCTCGAGTCTCCCCCAACCGATCGGCGCGGTGATCGCGTTCGTGTTCGTCTCGTGGGCCGAGGCGTTTCTGCCGTTCGGATTCGGGTTCGCCGCCGGCGCGATGGTCTACCTGGTCGCGACGGAATTCGTCCCCGAAGCGCTCGAAACCGGCGCGGAGTTGCCCAACGGCGGTCGATACGAACTCGTCGCCGGATTCGCCGCAGGCGTCGTGGCGATGTTGCCGGTTGTGGTAGTCTAA
- a CDS encoding dihydrolipoyl dehydrogenase, with translation MDSETTEFDFLVIGSGSGLDVAGALANRGESVAVVEKGPLGGTCLNRGCIPSKQLLYHAEVMETVERAEEFRIHTDVTGVDFADIIREVNEDVSSSADSIHHGVRTSSQHTLLEGEGRFVDDRTVEITDGPDAGRRARAETVLVAAGTRPVIPPMDGIEAVDHVTSREALQLETPPEDLVIVGGGYVAAELAHFFGTFGSDVSIVGRRRHLLPAADEDVAAAFTERYADRFDVHTGYEAVAAAESDGEVTLEARQYPPAWDDASERDDVTVTGDTLLVAAGRQPNTDLLNLEATGVETDDFGFVETDEYLRTTADGIWALGDIVGEYLLKHNANHEAQTVVRNLLGEDLEPVDYTAMPFAVFGSPEVAGVGAREQNLGDAGRDYATATYRYEDTARGQAMKTDGFVKVIIEPDGEILGCHIIGHDASNLIEEVVVAMKAGTGTVWDIRESVHIHPALSEVVDRAFSGRFTRHGPGAHEHEHHHHHEHDHGHDDRQHE, from the coding sequence ATGGACTCGGAGACAACGGAGTTCGATTTCCTCGTCATCGGTTCGGGTTCCGGACTCGACGTGGCAGGCGCCCTCGCGAATCGCGGTGAGTCGGTAGCGGTCGTCGAAAAAGGCCCGCTCGGCGGTACCTGCCTCAATCGGGGCTGTATTCCCTCGAAACAACTGCTATACCACGCCGAAGTAATGGAGACCGTCGAGCGTGCCGAGGAATTCCGCATCCATACTGACGTAACCGGCGTCGACTTCGCCGATATCATCCGTGAGGTGAACGAGGACGTCTCGAGCAGCGCCGACTCGATCCATCACGGTGTACGCACCTCGAGTCAACACACGCTGCTCGAGGGCGAGGGACGCTTCGTCGATGACCGAACGGTCGAGATTACCGACGGGCCCGACGCCGGCAGGCGCGCTCGAGCCGAGACGGTCCTCGTGGCGGCCGGGACGCGGCCGGTGATTCCGCCGATGGATGGCATCGAGGCAGTCGATCACGTCACTAGCCGAGAGGCGCTCCAGTTGGAAACGCCGCCCGAGGATCTGGTAATTGTCGGGGGCGGCTACGTCGCGGCCGAACTCGCACACTTTTTCGGGACGTTCGGCAGTGACGTGTCGATCGTAGGCCGGCGTCGCCACCTTCTCCCCGCAGCGGACGAAGATGTCGCCGCTGCGTTCACCGAGCGCTACGCCGATCGGTTCGACGTCCACACCGGCTACGAAGCCGTCGCAGCCGCCGAATCCGACGGCGAGGTGACTCTCGAGGCCCGGCAATACCCGCCGGCGTGGGACGACGCGTCCGAGCGCGACGACGTGACCGTAACCGGGGACACGCTGCTCGTCGCAGCAGGCAGGCAGCCGAACACGGATCTACTGAACCTCGAGGCTACGGGCGTCGAAACCGACGATTTCGGCTTCGTCGAGACCGACGAGTACCTCCGCACGACGGCCGACGGAATCTGGGCGCTGGGAGATATCGTCGGGGAGTATCTGCTGAAACACAACGCGAATCACGAGGCACAAACCGTCGTTCGCAACCTGCTCGGGGAGGATCTCGAGCCGGTGGACTACACCGCGATGCCGTTCGCCGTTTTCGGCTCGCCGGAGGTCGCTGGCGTCGGCGCACGCGAGCAGAATCTCGGCGACGCGGGACGAGACTATGCAACCGCTACCTATCGATACGAGGATACAGCCCGCGGACAGGCGATGAAGACCGACGGGTTCGTGAAGGTCATCATCGAACCGGATGGCGAAATCCTCGGCTGTCACATTATCGGTCACGACGCGTCGAACCTGATCGAGGAGGTCGTCGTCGCGATGAAAGCCGGCACGGGAACCGTCTGGGATATTCGCGAGTCGGTCCACATTCACCCCGCGCTTTCGGAGGTGGTCGACCGAGCGTTTTCCGGACGATTCACGCGTCACGGGCCAGGTGCTCACGAGCATGAACACCACCACCACCATGAGCACGATCACGGCCACGACGATCGCCAACACGAGTGA
- a CDS encoding class I SAM-dependent methyltransferase: protein MGYHTFDASRADKLERAGRRYRFLSAEELLWALSLSPDDTVADLGSGTGFFTDDVAPHAGTVYAVDVQAEMHEYYREKGVPETVDLVTSDVSDLPFDDGAIDVAFSTMTYHEFASEDALAEIRRVLASGGRLVVVDWSATGPGDDGPPVDERYSADEAADALRAAGFDIEYEDTRLETFLLIGTLE, encoded by the coding sequence ATGGGGTACCACACGTTCGATGCGTCCCGGGCCGACAAGTTAGAGCGGGCTGGGCGGCGGTATCGGTTCCTCTCGGCGGAGGAACTGCTGTGGGCGCTTTCGCTCTCACCCGACGACACTGTCGCCGACCTCGGCAGCGGGACCGGCTTTTTCACCGACGACGTCGCACCGCACGCCGGCACCGTCTACGCGGTCGACGTTCAGGCGGAGATGCACGAATACTATCGGGAGAAGGGCGTTCCGGAGACCGTCGACCTCGTGACCAGCGACGTGAGCGACCTTCCGTTCGACGACGGCGCTATCGACGTCGCGTTCTCGACGATGACCTACCACGAGTTCGCGAGCGAGGATGCGCTCGCGGAGATTCGACGGGTTCTCGCGTCCGGCGGTCGACTCGTCGTCGTCGACTGGTCGGCGACGGGTCCCGGTGATGACGGCCCGCCGGTCGACGAGCGTTACAGCGCCGATGAAGCGGCCGATGCCCTTCGTGCCGCTGGGTTCGACATCGAATACGAGGACACCCGACTCGAGACCTTTCTACTGATTGGAACGCTCGAGTGA
- a CDS encoding PAS domain S-box protein, with product MHSNAPSEIRAFALPEAKTIEILHIDDDSSFAALVATFLEREREHFSVQTETSARDALAALEAGEIEVDCVVSDYDLPKLNGLEVLQRVRRENPDLPFVLFTGKGSEEIASEAITAGVTEYLQKGGGTEQYQVLANRIHNAVKRYWAERYLGRGLEAIETAHDGIGILSKDGCFEYVNSAYADLLGYTREELVGAHWERLYRDEDIDEIYDALLPAARDGRWHGHTSFVRKNETTIDLEHTLSYTDDGALICTISGPSGDGAVKTQLSVRERAMDEAPVGIILTNPHAEDNPIIYVNDKFTELTGYGKNEVLGRNCRFLQGERTSEERVATLREAIDTQEPVTVELRNYRKDGTEFWNRVRIAPLFDDDGDIEYFVGFQDDVTKSKTDEEQLQAQTARLEALFEYSPDLIAIHDADGIIRHVNQRFCDELGYTEAEIVGNTVWELDPTADQDRGRSFWNGLPTNEPRRFEGELERKDGTTVPVEVHLIRLDLNGKDRFVAMDRDITEQKRQKTELLEQNERLDRFTSIVSHDLRSPLQIAQGRLTLLREECDSEHIPDIEHALGRMDALVEDLLALAQAGDEAMEFESVSLESVARESSVASMSNTKTLDIEGDLTVEADRDQLRRLFENLFRNAVEHAGDDVTVTVGETADGFYVEDDGPGIPESERTVVFEAGYTTADNGTGFGLNIVSEVADAHGWEISVTDSEEGGARFEISV from the coding sequence ATGCACTCGAACGCTCCCTCTGAGATCCGCGCGTTCGCGTTACCGGAGGCAAAAACTATCGAGATTCTCCATATCGACGACGACTCGAGTTTCGCAGCCCTCGTCGCGACGTTTCTCGAGCGCGAGCGCGAGCACTTCTCCGTACAGACCGAAACCAGCGCTCGAGATGCGCTCGCCGCACTCGAAGCGGGTGAAATCGAGGTCGACTGCGTCGTCAGTGACTACGATCTGCCCAAGTTAAACGGACTGGAAGTTCTCCAACGCGTCCGTAGGGAGAATCCGGACCTCCCGTTCGTCCTCTTTACCGGGAAGGGCTCTGAGGAGATCGCCAGTGAGGCGATCACAGCGGGAGTTACGGAGTATCTCCAGAAGGGAGGTGGCACCGAACAGTATCAGGTGCTCGCCAATCGAATCCACAACGCTGTGAAACGGTACTGGGCAGAACGGTACCTCGGCCGCGGTCTCGAGGCGATCGAAACCGCACACGATGGGATCGGTATCCTGAGCAAAGACGGATGCTTCGAGTACGTCAATTCGGCGTACGCGGACCTCCTCGGCTACACTCGCGAGGAACTCGTCGGAGCCCACTGGGAGAGGCTCTATCGGGATGAAGACATCGACGAAATATACGACGCGTTGCTGCCCGCTGCTCGCGACGGTCGCTGGCACGGCCACACCTCGTTCGTTCGAAAGAACGAGACTACGATCGACCTCGAGCACACGCTCTCGTACACGGACGACGGGGCGCTCATCTGTACGATCTCGGGCCCGAGCGGCGACGGGGCAGTCAAAACGCAGTTATCGGTGCGAGAACGCGCGATGGACGAAGCGCCGGTTGGCATTATTCTGACCAATCCCCACGCTGAGGACAATCCGATCATCTACGTGAACGACAAATTCACCGAGTTGACCGGCTACGGGAAAAACGAGGTACTCGGTCGGAACTGTCGATTCCTTCAGGGCGAACGGACGAGCGAGGAACGGGTAGCCACCCTTCGAGAGGCGATTGATACCCAGGAACCGGTGACGGTCGAACTCCGGAACTACCGCAAAGACGGCACCGAGTTCTGGAATCGCGTCCGCATCGCACCGCTTTTCGACGACGACGGCGACATCGAGTACTTCGTCGGCTTTCAGGACGACGTGACGAAGTCAAAGACCGATGAAGAGCAGTTACAAGCACAGACGGCGCGCCTCGAGGCGCTCTTCGAGTACTCGCCCGACCTGATCGCCATTCACGACGCTGACGGAATCATCCGACACGTCAATCAGCGCTTCTGTGACGAACTCGGATATACGGAGGCAGAAATCGTCGGCAACACGGTCTGGGAACTCGATCCGACCGCCGATCAAGACCGCGGACGGTCGTTCTGGAATGGACTCCCGACGAACGAGCCGCGGCGATTCGAGGGAGAACTCGAGCGGAAAGACGGAACGACTGTTCCCGTTGAAGTCCACCTCATCCGACTCGACTTGAACGGCAAAGACAGGTTCGTCGCAATGGATCGGGACATCACCGAACAGAAAAGACAAAAAACGGAACTCCTCGAGCAGAACGAACGCCTCGACCGGTTCACGAGCATCGTCAGCCACGACCTTCGAAGCCCGCTTCAGATTGCACAAGGCCGGCTCACGTTACTTCGCGAAGAGTGTGACAGCGAACACATACCCGACATAGAACACGCGTTAGGCCGCATGGACGCCCTTGTCGAGGACTTACTCGCGCTCGCGCAGGCCGGTGATGAAGCGATGGAGTTCGAGAGCGTCTCACTCGAGTCGGTAGCACGGGAGTCTTCGGTTGCGTCGATGTCGAACACCAAAACACTCGATATCGAGGGGGATCTGACTGTCGAGGCCGACAGGGATCAGCTCCGACGGCTGTTCGAGAACCTGTTCCGCAATGCGGTTGAACACGCTGGCGATGACGTGACGGTGACTGTAGGCGAAACGGCAGATGGCTTCTACGTCGAAGACGACGGTCCCGGTATTCCGGAGTCAGAACGAACTGTGGTCTTTGAGGCAGGTTATACGACGGCAGACAACGGGACCGGCTTCGGTTTGAACATCGTTTCCGAAGTCGCGGACGCACACGGGTGGGAAATTAGCGTTACCGACAGTGAGGAGGGCGGTGCGCGATTCGAGATTTCGGTGTGA
- a CDS encoding stage II sporulation protein M — protein MKLSTAVSAVGRSLRKPGDLLPFYILGSAVPAIARVVPFFGILLVGVFLWATGTIDAIRTGINSVEGPAPNPEQNPEAFTAWMDQVWTAIEAAFTPITGMVSILTLVAAVLIAIGITIFLYALTSAGQLATCYARLRDERGMVAGIAGTRRFWLSMLGLYVLEVLLWILVSIFLLIGLGLSTLLSTAVLDTAILLVPIWLIGSFVWVCSILAVRAVFAFAPVAVVVDDTTAFGSLTNVLGFIRSAPVEAIFYYAISLIVSIGFASLLSVFSIVSAGTIVPLIMLLLVTPALDLLKTALYGGYRGRIASPVTIEQSLRSQFTGGIRRGLSALGGFIRSTPGIHALVVILGVGTFVAGWVLAAPLDGITSASIATRTQDIFPPTTALEFFGNNWMVALTTAFSGLALAIPALFSIAFNGVFLGVTARLEIEPLELLAFVVPHGIFEIPAIIFAGALGVHLGIAFWKALVGSIDRPTFADELERAFWVMIGIGVLLAIAGFIEGFISPFYYKPFL, from the coding sequence ATGAAACTTTCAACTGCGGTCTCGGCGGTGGGTCGTTCGCTTCGCAAGCCGGGTGATCTGTTGCCGTTTTACATTCTCGGTAGCGCTGTTCCGGCTATTGCCCGTGTAGTCCCATTTTTCGGCATCCTATTGGTCGGAGTATTCCTCTGGGCGACGGGTACGATCGACGCCATTCGGACTGGAATCAACAGCGTCGAAGGACCGGCACCGAACCCGGAACAAAACCCCGAAGCGTTTACCGCGTGGATGGACCAGGTCTGGACGGCGATCGAGGCCGCGTTCACCCCGATTACCGGGATGGTTTCGATCCTGACGCTCGTCGCCGCGGTGCTCATCGCGATCGGGATTACAATCTTCCTGTATGCTCTCACATCAGCAGGACAACTCGCAACCTGTTATGCCCGACTCCGCGACGAGCGGGGAATGGTCGCAGGAATCGCGGGTACGCGTCGGTTCTGGCTCTCGATGCTCGGACTGTACGTCCTCGAGGTACTCCTCTGGATCCTGGTGAGCATCTTCCTCCTCATCGGGTTGGGACTCAGTACGCTCCTCTCGACCGCCGTTCTGGACACGGCGATACTGCTGGTTCCCATCTGGTTGATCGGATCGTTCGTGTGGGTTTGCTCAATTCTCGCAGTCCGTGCGGTGTTCGCGTTCGCACCGGTGGCCGTCGTCGTCGACGATACGACCGCGTTCGGGTCGCTCACGAACGTCCTTGGATTCATTCGATCCGCTCCCGTCGAAGCGATCTTCTACTACGCGATCTCGCTCATCGTGTCGATCGGGTTCGCATCGCTCCTATCGGTGTTTTCAATCGTTAGCGCAGGGACTATCGTCCCACTGATCATGCTCCTCCTTGTCACCCCCGCACTCGATCTTCTGAAGACCGCACTCTACGGCGGCTACCGAGGCCGGATCGCCTCGCCCGTCACGATCGAACAGTCGCTTCGCTCCCAGTTCACGGGCGGAATTCGTCGGGGACTCTCCGCGCTCGGCGGGTTCATCCGTTCCACGCCAGGAATCCACGCGTTGGTCGTGATTCTCGGCGTCGGAACGTTCGTTGCCGGCTGGGTGCTCGCTGCCCCACTCGATGGGATCACCAGCGCATCGATCGCCACTCGAACGCAGGACATCTTCCCACCGACGACCGCCCTCGAGTTCTTCGGAAACAACTGGATGGTCGCGCTGACAACCGCATTCTCCGGGCTTGCGCTTGCGATTCCAGCGCTCTTTTCGATCGCGTTCAACGGCGTCTTCCTCGGCGTCACCGCCCGACTCGAGATCGAACCGCTCGAGTTACTCGCGTTCGTCGTGCCCCACGGCATCTTCGAAATTCCGGCCATCATCTTCGCCGGAGCGTTAGGCGTCCACCTCGGTATCGCGTTCTGGAAGGCGCTTGTCGGATCGATCGACCGTCCGACGTTCGCCGACGAACTCGAGCGAGCGTTCTGGGTCATGATCGGCATTGGCGTATTGCTCGCGATTGCCGGCTTCATCGAGGGGTTCATCAGTCCGTTCTACTACAAACCGTTCCTTTGA
- a CDS encoding outer membrane protein assembly factor BamB family protein produces the protein MSSDRRAFITTVVAGSAALAGCSSVLGSPPPGEPPEAGVDEPPDPSRHVFGANGDWSSFGCNAANTRAVADGSAPVDGVSERWRVEVTETTFHAPVVANGLVFQVESGDTLRVFDSADGAEQWRLEDINAVPVVRDGVAYVPVMKTMYALDAETGDQLWDREFERRGSVTGPSMGGGRRLLCGVGEHIVSLDPEDGAIQWERKLFGRVIDHPAYHMVSNVAVTTEAGIVYLFRESGTGLWQWDLPSPTMSPLTIGRDSIYVSCRNGETYALQVSDDRSLDPLWTVDIGWTDRGIAVVDGIMFASTIRGLHAFETDSGDRRWKRDTGDWRHTAPAYGRDTVFVGGDRLYAFDPDPGSSLRSGPALRFDREFAGRVGPGPVLDDGALYVVAEVEADRYALLALE, from the coding sequence ATGTCCTCCGACCGTCGCGCATTTATTACAACCGTCGTCGCTGGAAGTGCCGCCCTCGCCGGCTGCTCGAGCGTACTCGGATCGCCCCCGCCCGGTGAACCTCCCGAGGCTGGCGTCGACGAACCCCCTGACCCGAGCCGTCACGTTTTCGGTGCGAACGGAGACTGGTCGAGTTTCGGCTGTAACGCGGCGAATACGCGCGCGGTTGCGGACGGCAGCGCTCCCGTCGACGGCGTCTCCGAGCGCTGGCGGGTCGAAGTCACCGAGACCACGTTCCACGCACCCGTCGTCGCAAACGGACTCGTCTTCCAGGTTGAGTCCGGTGACACGCTTCGCGTCTTCGACTCGGCGGACGGTGCTGAACAATGGAGGCTCGAGGACATCAACGCGGTCCCGGTAGTCCGCGATGGCGTCGCCTACGTTCCGGTCATGAAAACGATGTACGCGCTCGATGCCGAAACGGGTGATCAGTTGTGGGATCGGGAATTCGAACGACGTGGAAGCGTTACGGGCCCGTCGATGGGAGGCGGACGACGGCTCCTGTGTGGGGTCGGCGAGCACATCGTCTCGCTCGATCCCGAAGACGGCGCGATTCAGTGGGAACGAAAACTGTTCGGACGGGTGATCGATCATCCAGCGTATCACATGGTATCCAACGTCGCGGTTACGACCGAAGCTGGGATCGTGTATCTGTTCCGAGAGTCCGGGACAGGATTGTGGCAGTGGGACCTTCCGTCTCCGACGATGAGTCCGCTGACCATCGGTAGGGACTCGATTTACGTTTCCTGCCGGAACGGAGAAACATACGCACTGCAGGTCAGCGACGATCGATCCTTGGATCCCCTCTGGACTGTCGACATCGGGTGGACTGATCGGGGGATCGCCGTCGTCGACGGGATCATGTTCGCTTCCACGATCCGGGGCCTGCACGCGTTCGAGACCGATTCTGGTGACCGACGCTGGAAGCGTGATACTGGTGACTGGCGACACACGGCACCAGCCTACGGCCGCGATACAGTCTTTGTAGGCGGGGACCGCCTGTACGCGTTCGATCCCGATCCCGGCAGCAGCCTGCGGTCCGGTCCGGCGCTCCGATTCGACCGGGAGTTCGCCGGTCGCGTCGGTCCGGGCCCCGTTCTCGACGATGGCGCGCTCTACGTCGTCGCCGAAGTCGAAGCCGATAGGTATGCGCTGCTGGCGCTCGAGTGA
- a CDS encoding FAD-binding oxidoreductase: MATKTDSPGEVALATVPADAVRSFDAAFGGDIVRPDDSEYDRARAVWNGMIDRYPALVARCSGTADVVASVQFAREHDLELAVRGGGHNVAGTAVCDGGIVVDLSEMNGVYVDREARTVRAEGGATLGDVDRETQLFGLATALGAVSETGIAGLTLNGGYGHLTRQYGLSVDNLRSVEIVTADGRIHTASDDKNADLFWAVRGGGGNFGIVTSFEYDLHDVGPEVYAFFVWFDEDDIEAVMERYLEWTATVPEDAGVLVFTAHVPDIEEFPADARDSPAVAMLGSYRGDLEDAGEVFDPLRTSATPIVDFSEPMGYVDLQSMLDEDYPDGLRYYWKSIFLTDVTDEVVDIMDRYLESTPSSLSTVDLWHLGGAVEDVPQDATAFWHRDKPYMLTFEANWEDPGDDDANVAWGRNGIAETSELSVASGNYGNFPGLNENPAKSLYGDNYERLVDLKTKYDPENVFRTNSTIVPRPETGQ, from the coding sequence ATGGCCACGAAAACAGACTCACCCGGAGAAGTGGCGCTGGCCACCGTCCCGGCCGACGCCGTTCGATCGTTTGACGCTGCGTTCGGCGGCGATATCGTCCGCCCGGACGATTCGGAGTACGATCGGGCTCGAGCGGTCTGGAACGGCATGATCGATAGGTACCCGGCCCTCGTCGCTCGCTGTTCGGGCACCGCAGACGTGGTCGCGTCCGTGCAGTTCGCTCGGGAGCACGACCTCGAGCTGGCCGTCCGCGGGGGCGGTCACAACGTCGCCGGGACGGCCGTCTGCGACGGCGGGATCGTCGTGGACCTCTCCGAAATGAACGGCGTGTACGTCGACCGCGAGGCGCGGACGGTCCGCGCCGAAGGCGGAGCGACGCTGGGCGACGTGGATCGGGAAACGCAGTTGTTCGGTCTCGCTACCGCTCTCGGGGCCGTCTCCGAGACGGGGATTGCGGGATTGACGCTCAACGGCGGGTACGGTCACCTGACCCGGCAGTACGGACTGTCGGTGGACAACCTGCGAAGCGTCGAAATCGTGACGGCCGACGGGCGCATCCACACCGCGAGCGACGACAAAAATGCGGATCTCTTCTGGGCGGTTCGCGGCGGTGGCGGGAACTTCGGCATCGTCACGTCGTTCGAATACGACCTCCACGACGTCGGTCCCGAGGTGTACGCGTTTTTCGTGTGGTTCGACGAGGACGACATCGAAGCAGTGATGGAGCGATACCTCGAGTGGACCGCAACCGTTCCCGAAGACGCGGGGGTTCTCGTCTTCACCGCCCACGTGCCCGACATAGAGGAGTTCCCCGCGGATGCTCGAGATTCCCCCGCCGTGGCCATGCTGGGTTCGTACCGCGGTGATCTCGAGGACGCCGGGGAGGTCTTCGACCCGCTCCGGACGAGCGCGACGCCGATCGTAGACTTCAGCGAGCCGATGGGGTACGTCGACTTACAGTCGATGCTCGACGAGGACTACCCCGACGGGCTCAGGTACTACTGGAAGTCGATCTTCCTCACCGACGTCACCGACGAGGTGGTCGACATCATGGATCGGTACCTCGAGTCGACACCCTCGAGTCTCTCGACGGTCGACCTCTGGCACCTCGGCGGGGCAGTCGAAGACGTGCCCCAAGATGCGACCGCGTTCTGGCACCGGGACAAGCCCTACATGCTCACCTTCGAGGCGAACTGGGAGGACCCTGGCGACGACGACGCGAACGTCGCCTGGGGTCGGAACGGAATCGCCGAAACGAGCGAACTGTCGGTTGCCTCGGGGAACTACGGAAACTTTCCGGGCCTGAACGAGAACCCCGCGAAATCGCTCTACGGGGATAACTACGAGCGACTGGTCGACCTGAAGACGAAGTACGACCCCGAGAACGTGTTCCGGACGAACAGCACCATCGTTCCACGACCTGAAACTGGCCAATGA